The following proteins come from a genomic window of Companilactobacillus pabuli:
- a CDS encoding glycoside hydrolase family 31 protein produces the protein MNRIVKGDTYRFTVITNSLIRIEEDSTGEFEDRPTQTVINRDFSNPDVKVIFDNNEHKVEIITESFHLYYNGGKLSPETLYIDALKAHSFYQNRWYFGSDNDQRHQNLKGTTRTLDRADGEVPLEDGIMSKDGYSYLDDSKSFIYINDSDSFISRSNSVVDGYFFCYGRDYQATLTDFYNLTGPTPLIPRFALGNWWSRFYPYTQDGYQKLMEKFDDKKIPIGISVIDTDWHKTDIPRKYGSGWTGYSWNKELFPDHKKLLNWLHEDNKKIALNVHPASGIRAYEDSYKDVAKTMGLNTKAEEPASFNLENPKFKKAYFDDVHHKMEDDGVDFWWIDWQQGVARTDKRMDPLWLLNHYHFNDNNLRNHGDGLILSRYAGPGSHRYPLGFSGDTVISWGSLNFQPYFTSTAANIGYTWWSHDIGGHMRGSFDAELATRWLQFGVFSPINRLHSSNNDFAGKEPWNYKLEFEKAQEKFLRLRAELIPYIDTANYQTHSNGIPIVKPVYYNYPNNKEAYSVKNEYYFGSEMIVSPITRPHDDKTQYAYSNTWLPNGNWIDYFSNLPYKGNTSIKTYRDNDQVPVFVKRGSLIVENKDYMNNKDLPKVITVEVFSGADGEYNMIEHIGDKVSKTRFNWDDEKKELSWNKDDSESIVPVNREIKTIIHSYTEKDVIAEMKLRLQRSYIEMDLKQKLYNAFSSPDYEYAKFINLLNTLEDENIHDSLSELAYIRESYI, from the coding sequence ATGAATAGAATTGTAAAAGGAGATACTTATCGTTTTACAGTGATCACTAATTCATTAATCAGAATTGAAGAAGATTCAACAGGAGAATTTGAAGATAGACCTACACAAACGGTCATAAACAGAGACTTTTCTAATCCTGATGTAAAAGTGATTTTTGATAATAATGAACATAAAGTAGAAATTATTACTGAATCTTTCCATTTGTATTACAACGGAGGGAAATTATCTCCAGAAACACTTTATATAGATGCTTTGAAGGCACATTCGTTTTATCAAAATAGATGGTACTTTGGTTCGGATAATGATCAAAGACATCAAAATCTGAAAGGGACTACTAGAACATTAGATCGTGCAGACGGTGAGGTTCCTCTTGAAGATGGCATTATGTCGAAAGATGGTTATAGTTATCTCGATGATTCAAAATCATTTATATATATAAATGACTCTGATTCTTTCATAAGTCGTTCTAATTCTGTTGTTGATGGATATTTCTTCTGTTATGGAAGAGATTATCAGGCAACATTAACTGATTTTTATAATTTGACTGGACCAACACCTCTAATTCCTCGATTTGCATTGGGTAACTGGTGGAGTAGATTTTATCCTTATACTCAGGATGGATATCAAAAATTGATGGAAAAGTTTGATGATAAAAAGATACCGATTGGTATTTCTGTTATTGATACAGATTGGCATAAGACTGATATTCCTAGAAAGTATGGTTCTGGATGGACAGGTTATTCTTGGAATAAGGAGCTTTTTCCAGATCATAAAAAACTCCTGAATTGGTTACATGAAGATAATAAAAAGATAGCATTGAATGTTCATCCAGCATCTGGAATTAGAGCTTACGAAGATTCATACAAAGATGTAGCAAAGACAATGGGATTAAATACCAAAGCCGAAGAGCCAGCTTCTTTCAATCTTGAAAATCCAAAATTTAAAAAAGCTTATTTTGATGATGTTCATCATAAAATGGAAGATGATGGTGTTGATTTTTGGTGGATTGATTGGCAACAAGGTGTTGCACGAACGGATAAGAGGATGGATCCTCTTTGGTTATTAAATCATTATCATTTCAATGATAATAATTTGCGAAATCATGGAGATGGATTAATTCTTAGCCGATATGCGGGTCCAGGTTCACATCGTTATCCATTAGGGTTCTCTGGCGATACTGTCATTTCATGGGGGTCACTAAACTTTCAGCCTTACTTTACATCAACAGCTGCTAATATCGGATATACTTGGTGGAGTCATGATATTGGTGGTCATATGCGTGGTAGCTTTGATGCCGAGTTAGCAACAAGATGGTTGCAATTTGGAGTGTTTAGCCCTATTAATAGACTTCATTCATCTAATAATGACTTTGCTGGTAAAGAACCGTGGAACTATAAATTAGAATTTGAAAAAGCACAGGAGAAGTTTCTAAGATTAAGAGCTGAATTGATACCATATATTGATACTGCAAATTATCAAACTCATTCTAATGGCATACCAATTGTTAAACCGGTATATTATAATTATCCTAATAATAAAGAAGCATATTCTGTGAAGAATGAATACTATTTTGGTTCTGAAATGATTGTTTCCCCAATCACACGGCCTCATGACGATAAGACACAATATGCATATAGCAATACCTGGCTTCCTAATGGTAACTGGATTGATTATTTCAGCAATTTGCCGTACAAAGGAAACACTTCTATTAAAACTTATCGTGATAATGATCAAGTTCCCGTTTTCGTTAAACGAGGGAGTCTGATTGTTGAAAATAAAGATTATATGAACAATAAAGATTTACCTAAAGTGATTACCGTTGAAGTATTTAGCGGGGCTGACGGTGAGTATAATATGATTGAGCATATTGGAGATAAGGTTTCTAAGACGAGATTTAATTGGGATGACGAGAAAAAAGAATTAAGTTGGAACAAGGATGATTCAGAAAGCATTGTTCCTGTTAATAGAGAAATAAAAACAATCATTCATTCATATACAGAAAAAGATGTTATTGCCGAAATGAAGCTGAGGCTCCAAAGATCATACATTG
- a CDS encoding PTS sugar transporter subunit IIA: MKRNIIIASHNHMASGLDSTLNFIAGKQDNVQVLDAYIDDSPIEKKVEKLFANIEDDTETIVFTDMLAGSVNQKFFPYRNRKHTHIITGMNLPVVLSFALESTADYITVGRIHEIINESRNALQYVNEFQITDDGEDE, translated from the coding sequence ATGAAAAGAAATATTATTATTGCATCACATAATCATATGGCATCAGGGTTAGATAGCACATTAAATTTTATTGCGGGTAAACAAGATAACGTTCAGGTATTAGACGCTTACATTGATGATAGTCCGATTGAGAAGAAAGTAGAAAAATTATTTGCAAATATAGAAGATGATACGGAAACTATCGTGTTTACAGATATGCTTGCTGGTTCTGTAAATCAGAAGTTCTTTCCCTATAGAAATAGAAAACATACGCATATAATTACGGGAATGAATTTACCAGTAGTTTTGTCCTTTGCACTGGAAAGCACTGCTGATTATATTACTGTAGGTAGGATACATGAAATAATCAATGAATCTCGTAATGCATTGCAATACGTTAATGAATTTCAAATCACTGACGATGGGGAGGACGAATAA